The Streptomyces luteogriseus genome includes a window with the following:
- a CDS encoding Fur family transcriptional regulator, with the protein MVSTDWKSDLRQRGYRLTPQRQLVLEAVDTLEHATPDDILVEVRKTASGVNISTVYRTLELLEELGLVSHAHLGHGAPTYHLADRHHHIHLVCRDCQNVIEADVSVAAEFTAKLRETFGFDTDLKHFAIFGRCEDCTLKASTTES; encoded by the coding sequence GTGGTGAGCACCGACTGGAAGAGCGATCTGCGGCAGCGCGGCTACCGGCTGACCCCGCAGCGGCAACTTGTGCTCGAAGCCGTGGACACCCTTGAGCACGCGACCCCCGACGACATCCTCGTGGAAGTGAGGAAGACGGCGTCGGGGGTCAACATTTCGACGGTGTACCGGACACTTGAGCTCCTGGAGGAGCTCGGGCTGGTCAGTCACGCGCATCTGGGGCACGGGGCGCCGACGTACCACCTCGCGGACCGGCACCACCACATCCACCTGGTCTGCCGGGACTGCCAGAACGTGATCGAGGCGGACGTCTCGGTGGCCGCCGAGTTCACCGCCAAGCTGCGGGAGACGTTCGGCTTCGACACCGACCTGAAGCACTTCGCGATCTTCGGCCGGTGCGAGGACTGCACACTGAAGGCTTCGACTACCGAGTCGTAG